One segment of Gammaproteobacteria bacterium DNA contains the following:
- a CDS encoding glycosyl hydrolase family 57 → MADVFNRILQIELPETLECDESGKNPAFTLTFVADGQVPFPQMILHAPDGQRLITGEALEETVVDGDYHYTATVPAGLLWPNTITVQAEGCRKADIQQAGGGDWIKEFRQLRIAPNVKAKPVIRVATGPGDTPVKLYFGIHKHMHQPYYNVTDQYYWDGEKDGIFGARGGPYTHFIPTAARQYISGGLPHGGLSTSWSGSLIEQLDRCATDGLCGGRFGNWNHELRAIAQEKTVLGHPRVDFVAFGFFHPLMALIPERDIVKQVEWHRNIIRSAFGVEASSVMFPPETAFHIRMIPALNQAGVKAVIYDSIHRFRACQDYPYAGINEGMLPPNPAEQVNPPVNDWLQLHNIWAGSKISPSLLKPEYVQYEDPEGKVHKIIAVPAERYIGNEDARGGFGALQYPDVLGQVYNRIVDTGTFDPKHPPFFLLHSDGDNHGGGADSYYNHNTGEMVRWLQGDPRFELTSVHDYLDRFPPDPEQAAHIEPGSWSGADNGDPQFMKWFSRYDQPYSPDLNSWAVLTAFQNVVHTLEDVDPNQAGLHDITWLMLAAETSCYWYWTGQHVWDQQVTNAANQGYRVVKSQVDALLAAGKDRTGPTIFAPWVTPENPGGKRWGQGCLLDAPREGTVHTFVYDISGLKQVTLILRDANGETRLAMTDHGPYPTQTSAAITGNYYTAKLPVGAGDVRYYIEAEDSKGNFSRSALERVYLA, encoded by the coding sequence ATGGCTGATGTTTTTAACCGTATTCTGCAGATTGAACTGCCCGAAACGCTGGAATGTGACGAATCTGGCAAAAATCCGGCCTTTACCCTCACGTTCGTCGCTGATGGCCAGGTTCCGTTTCCCCAGATGATCCTGCACGCGCCGGACGGACAGCGCCTGATCACCGGTGAGGCGTTGGAGGAAACGGTCGTCGATGGCGATTACCACTACACAGCCACCGTTCCAGCGGGACTGTTGTGGCCCAACACGATCACTGTACAGGCGGAAGGTTGCCGCAAGGCCGATATTCAACAGGCCGGCGGCGGCGACTGGATCAAGGAATTTCGCCAGTTGCGCATCGCGCCGAATGTCAAGGCCAAGCCGGTGATTCGGGTCGCCACCGGGCCGGGCGATACTCCGGTCAAGCTGTACTTTGGCATCCACAAGCACATGCACCAGCCCTACTATAACGTCACTGACCAGTATTACTGGGATGGCGAAAAGGACGGCATCTTCGGGGCGCGCGGCGGCCCCTACACGCATTTCATTCCCACCGCCGCGCGTCAATACATCAGCGGCGGCCTGCCGCATGGGGGTCTGTCGACCAGTTGGAGCGGTTCGCTGATCGAGCAACTGGACCGTTGCGCCACCGATGGTCTGTGCGGCGGGCGGTTCGGCAACTGGAATCATGAGTTGCGCGCCATCGCCCAGGAAAAAACCGTGCTGGGTCATCCCCGCGTGGATTTCGTGGCCTTCGGGTTCTTTCATCCATTGATGGCGCTGATCCCGGAGCGGGACATCGTCAAGCAGGTCGAATGGCATCGGAACATCATCCGCTCGGCGTTTGGCGTGGAAGCGTCCAGCGTGATGTTCCCCCCGGAAACCGCTTTCCATATTCGCATGATCCCGGCGCTGAATCAGGCCGGAGTCAAGGCGGTGATTTATGATTCGATCCATCGCTTCCGGGCCTGCCAGGATTATCCTTACGCAGGCATTAATGAGGGCATGTTGCCGCCGAATCCCGCCGAACAGGTCAATCCGCCGGTCAATGACTGGCTGCAACTGCACAATATCTGGGCCGGGTCGAAAATCTCGCCGAGCTTGCTGAAACCGGAATATGTGCAGTATGAAGACCCAGAGGGCAAGGTTCATAAAATCATCGCGGTGCCAGCGGAGCGCTATATCGGCAACGAGGACGCCCGGGGCGGCTTCGGGGCGCTGCAATATCCCGACGTGCTGGGCCAGGTCTATAACCGGATCGTCGACACTGGGACGTTTGACCCCAAGCATCCGCCGTTTTTCTTGCTGCACTCCGACGGCGACAATCACGGCGGCGGCGCGGACAGCTACTACAACCACAACACTGGGGAAATGGTGCGTTGGCTGCAAGGCGATCCGCGCTTTGAACTGACCTCGGTGCATGACTACCTCGATCGGTTCCCGCCTGATCCAGAACAAGCGGCGCATATCGAACCGGGTTCCTGGAGCGGGGCCGACAATGGCGATCCGCAGTTCATGAAGTGGTTCAGCCGTTACGATCAGCCCTATTCGCCGGATCTCAATTCCTGGGCGGTGCTGACTGCGTTCCAGAATGTCGTGCATACCCTGGAAGACGTCGATCCCAACCAGGCTGGACTGCATGATATTACCTGGCTGATGCTGGCTGCCGAGACCAGTTGCTACTGGTACTGGACCGGGCAACACGTTTGGGATCAGCAAGTCACCAACGCCGCCAATCAGGGTTATCGCGTGGTGAAGAGTCAGGTTGACGCCCTGCTAGCCGCTGGCAAAGATCGCACTGGACCGACCATTTTTGCGCCGTGGGTGACCCCGGAAAATCCCGGCGGCAAGCGTTGGGGGCAAGGTTGTCTGCTGGATGCGCCGCGCGAGGGTACGGTGCATACCTTCGTTTACGACATCAGCGGGCTGAAGCAGGTGACGCTGATATTGCGCGATGCGAACGGCGAAACGCGGCTGGCGATGACCGATCATGGCCCGTATCCCACGCAAACCAGTGCGGCAATCACCGGAAATTATTACACGGCGAAGTTGCCAGTCGGCGCGGGTGATGTGCGTTACTACATCGAGGCGGAAGACAGCAAGGGGAACTTCTCACGCAGTGCGCTGGAGCGGGTGTATCTGGCGTAG
- a CDS encoding cytosolic protein has product MNLLDLDKVCTYVNEHVADFHHRRIKSLEELKLDKLLTKNPYLFKAKNVATASELISNLLEAFLSSSEEKLFGDFLEGLAVYIAEMTCGGHKSTAPGVDLEFINNSVHYVISVKSGTNWGNSSQQNKLEQDLKNAVTRVKQSKRGMNVQPVLGICYGKTKTSYVRGYMKVVGQNFWYLVSGNQHLYTEIIEPVGYMAQEHNAMFFIGKSNVTNRFTKEFIDRFCDENGAIDWIRLVEFNSNNFDLDKFLP; this is encoded by the coding sequence ATGAATCTTCTTGATCTGGATAAGGTTTGTACTTATGTTAATGAGCATGTGGCAGACTTTCACCACCGTCGCATTAAATCACTTGAAGAACTTAAACTTGATAAACTGTTGACTAAAAATCCTTATCTCTTCAAGGCAAAAAATGTCGCTACTGCAAGTGAGTTAATATCTAACCTGCTTGAGGCTTTCTTATCTTCTTCCGAAGAAAAGCTATTTGGGGATTTTTTAGAAGGATTAGCTGTTTACATTGCCGAGATGACCTGTGGAGGCCACAAGTCTACTGCTCCAGGAGTGGATTTGGAATTCATCAATAACAGCGTTCATTATGTGATCTCCGTAAAATCAGGAACAAATTGGGGTAACAGCTCTCAACAAAACAAATTGGAACAGGATCTGAAAAATGCCGTAACCCGAGTCAAGCAATCGAAGCGAGGCATGAATGTTCAACCTGTGCTGGGTATCTGCTATGGAAAAACAAAAACAAGCTACGTTCGCGGATATATGAAAGTAGTAGGGCAGAACTTCTGGTATCTTGTTAGCGGGAATCAGCATCTCTATACAGAAATTATCGAACCTGTTGGATATATGGCCCAAGAACACAATGCAATGTTTTTCATTGGGAAGAGCAATGTAACAAACCGATTTACCAAGGAATTTATCGACCGTTTCTGTGATGAAAACGGGGCGATAGACTGGATTAGACTTGTAGAGTTTAATAGCAACAATTTTGACTTAGACAAATTTCTACCGTGA
- a CDS encoding site-specific DNA-methyltransferase, whose product MEILNRIFPGDCGDVLKAFPDNSVDLIFTSPPYADQRQKTYGGVNPDEYVDWFLPKSEQLLRILKPTGTFILNIKERVVDGERHTYVIELILAMQKQGWLWTEEFIWHKKNSYPGKWPNRFRDNWERLIQFNKNKKFNMYQQEVMVPVGDWAKDRLSNLSQTDKMRDESKVGSGFGKNISNWLGRNLVYPTNVIHMATECSNRNHSAVFPIDLPKWFIRLFTQQGDVVLDPFVGSGTTAVAAAQMGRCYSGIEINPEYIDVSMNRLTQIRIQLPDTVEEQEIY is encoded by the coding sequence GTGGAAATTCTGAACAGAATTTTTCCTGGTGATTGTGGTGATGTCCTAAAAGCATTCCCTGATAACTCAGTGGATTTAATTTTTACGTCGCCACCCTACGCAGATCAACGCCAAAAAACTTATGGTGGAGTCAATCCTGATGAATATGTTGATTGGTTTTTGCCAAAATCGGAACAATTACTCCGTATATTGAAGCCTACCGGGACTTTTATACTCAACATTAAAGAGCGAGTCGTAGATGGAGAACGACATACTTATGTTATAGAACTTATATTGGCCATGCAAAAACAAGGCTGGCTTTGGACTGAGGAATTTATCTGGCATAAAAAAAATTCATATCCTGGTAAATGGCCGAACCGGTTTCGGGATAACTGGGAAAGACTCATTCAGTTTAATAAAAATAAGAAATTTAATATGTATCAGCAAGAAGTTATGGTTCCAGTAGGGGACTGGGCAAAAGATCGCTTGTCTAATTTGAGTCAAACCGACAAAATGAGAGATGAATCCAAAGTAGGCAGCGGTTTTGGAAAAAATATCTCAAACTGGTTAGGGCGTAATTTGGTATATCCGACGAATGTTATTCACATGGCTACCGAATGCTCTAATCGAAATCATAGCGCTGTTTTTCCCATTGACTTACCTAAGTGGTTCATCAGACTTTTTACTCAGCAAGGTGATGTTGTGCTCGATCCATTTGTTGGCTCTGGCACAACGGCTGTAGCAGCAGCGCAGATGGGGCGTTGCTATTCAGGAATTGAAATTAATCCTGAATATATCGATGTTTCTATGAACCGTTTAACTCAAATACGAATTCAATTGCCTGATACTGTGGAAGAACAAGAAATTTATTAA
- the mgtE gene encoding magnesium transporter: MTDSDSAAMTRQSSHKVEDHLRQIVKLLEKHQLVEIMIDRDRRSPRHDLIESLVHRQHLVELQLKLRSLHPADIAFILEALPVDDRLLVWRQMPDEQGGEVLLEVSDAVRDSLIEILERPALVRVLGQLDADDLTEFAEAVPDDVLTEVLQSLNARDRDWLRTTMAYTEDQVGHLMSQDVLTVRENQRVEQVLRLLRGREDLPPNTDCLFVVDARHLLKGVLPLQALLLNEPQTSVAELMLTDSVVFNATDNADDAARAFERYDLVSAPVVNERGRLVGRLTVDEVVDYIREESEEDVLNMAGLRGDEDLFAPIWDSARNRWLWLSVNLCTAFIASRAIGLFEGTISQIVALATLMPIIAGIGGNSGNQTTALVVRGLALGEITPENTWHLVFKELGVGLLNGIVWGATVGLFAYLLYWNLPLGGVMAAAMLLNLLLAALMGVAIPLILHSLGRDPALGSSVLLTFITDGMGFFIFLGLATIFLL, translated from the coding sequence ATGACCGATTCTGATTCTGCCGCCATGACCCGCCAATCTTCCCATAAGGTGGAGGATCATCTGCGGCAAATCGTCAAGCTACTGGAGAAGCATCAGCTGGTCGAGATCATGATCGACCGTGACCGGCGCAGTCCTCGCCATGATCTGATCGAATCGCTGGTGCATCGTCAGCACTTGGTGGAATTGCAACTTAAACTGCGCAGTCTGCATCCAGCCGATATTGCCTTCATCCTTGAGGCGTTGCCGGTCGATGACCGGTTGCTGGTCTGGCGCCAGATGCCCGATGAGCAGGGTGGAGAGGTCTTGCTGGAAGTCTCGGACGCCGTGCGGGATTCGCTGATCGAGATTCTGGAACGGCCTGCCCTGGTGCGGGTGCTAGGTCAACTCGACGCCGACGATTTGACGGAATTCGCCGAGGCCGTGCCCGACGACGTGCTAACGGAAGTCCTGCAGTCATTAAACGCCCGCGACCGCGACTGGTTGCGGACCACCATGGCCTATACCGAAGACCAGGTCGGTCATTTGATGAGTCAGGATGTCCTCACCGTGCGCGAGAATCAGCGGGTTGAACAAGTGTTACGGCTGCTGCGTGGCCGCGAGGATTTACCGCCGAACACCGATTGCCTGTTCGTGGTCGACGCCCGTCATCTGCTCAAAGGCGTGTTGCCGTTGCAGGCGCTATTGCTTAATGAACCGCAAACGTCTGTGGCGGAGCTGATGCTAACGGATTCCGTGGTTTTTAACGCCACGGACAACGCCGATGACGCCGCCCGCGCTTTTGAACGCTACGATCTGGTATCCGCGCCGGTGGTCAACGAACGGGGTAGGCTGGTGGGCCGGCTGACGGTGGATGAAGTAGTGGACTACATCCGCGAGGAGTCGGAAGAGGATGTGCTGAACATGGCGGGTTTGCGCGGCGACGAGGATCTGTTCGCGCCGATCTGGGACAGCGCCCGTAACCGCTGGCTGTGGCTGTCGGTCAACCTCTGTACTGCGTTCATCGCTTCCCGAGCGATTGGTCTGTTTGAAGGGACGATTTCGCAAATTGTGGCTCTGGCGACCTTGATGCCGATTATCGCGGGCATCGGCGGCAATTCCGGCAATCAAACTACGGCCCTGGTGGTGCGTGGCCTGGCGCTGGGTGAAATTACCCCGGAGAATACCTGGCATCTGGTATTTAAGGAGTTGGGCGTGGGGCTGCTTAATGGCATCGTGTGGGGGGCCACCGTGGGATTGTTCGCCTACCTGCTATACTGGAACCTGCCCTTGGGGGGCGTTATGGCCGCGGCAATGCTGCTGAACCTGTTGCTGGCTGCGCTAATGGGCGTGGCCATTCCCTTGATTTTGCACAGTCTGGGTCGTGATCCGGCGCTAGGTTCCAGCGTTTTACTGACCTTTATCACCGATGGCATGGGATTTTTCATTTTTCTGGGGCTGGCAACGATTTTTTTGCTGTAG
- the ispG gene encoding flavodoxin-dependent (E)-4-hydroxy-3-methylbut-2-enyl-diphosphate synthase, whose product MALAASPLPRRPCIAVRIGPITVGGDAPIVVQSMTNTDTANAEATVQQIAELAEAGSELVRITVNTEEAAAAVPVIRERLAAQGVSVPLIGDFHFNGHRLLSKYPACAELLDKYRINPGNVGRGRKKDEQFATIVEIACRHDKPVRIGVNWGSLDQELAVRLMDENARLPKPEPASEVMHEAMIRSALESAQRAEEIGLGRNRILLSVKMSGVQDLIAVYRRLAARCDYPLHLGLTEAGMGSKGIVASTAALAVLLQEGIGDTIRISLTPEPGGDRRQEVQVAQEILQAMGLRSFTPQVTACPGCGRTTSDYFQRLAQDIQTWLREQMPMWRERYPGVEELKVAVMGCVVNGPGESKQANIGISLPGTGEVPVAPVYVNGQKTVTLKGESIAVEFQQIVADYVARRYEAQG is encoded by the coding sequence ATGGCTCTTGCTGCTTCTCCTCTCCCGCGCCGGCCCTGCATCGCCGTGCGCATTGGCCCTATCACTGTGGGCGGCGATGCGCCCATCGTCGTCCAGTCGATGACCAATACTGATACCGCCAACGCCGAGGCCACAGTCCAACAGATCGCCGAATTAGCTGAAGCGGGTTCGGAACTGGTGCGCATCACCGTCAACACCGAGGAGGCCGCCGCCGCCGTGCCAGTTATCCGGGAACGGTTGGCTGCGCAAGGGGTGAGCGTTCCGCTCATCGGGGACTTTCATTTCAATGGCCATAGATTGCTGAGCAAATATCCTGCCTGCGCCGAGTTGCTGGACAAGTACCGCATCAATCCTGGCAATGTCGGGCGTGGCCGGAAGAAGGACGAGCAGTTTGCCACGATCGTTGAAATCGCCTGTCGGCATGACAAGCCGGTGCGTATCGGGGTGAACTGGGGCAGCCTGGATCAGGAGCTGGCGGTGCGGCTGATGGATGAGAATGCGCGTTTGCCGAAGCCAGAACCGGCAAGTGAAGTGATGCATGAAGCGATGATCCGGTCGGCGCTGGAAAGCGCCCAGCGGGCTGAAGAAATCGGTCTGGGTCGCAATCGCATCCTTCTGTCGGTGAAGATGAGCGGAGTGCAGGATTTGATCGCGGTCTATCGTCGATTGGCGGCGCGCTGCGACTATCCGTTGCATCTGGGGCTGACCGAAGCCGGCATGGGCAGCAAAGGCATCGTGGCGTCCACCGCCGCGCTGGCGGTGCTGTTGCAGGAGGGCATTGGCGACACCATCCGCATTTCGCTGACCCCGGAACCGGGCGGCGATCGTCGTCAGGAAGTCCAGGTCGCCCAGGAGATTCTGCAAGCGATGGGGCTACGCTCTTTTACCCCCCAGGTCACTGCCTGTCCCGGGTGCGGGCGCACCACCAGCGACTATTTCCAGCGCCTGGCCCAGGACATTCAGACTTGGTTGCGTGAACAAATGCCGATGTGGCGTGAGCGTTATCCCGGAGTCGAGGAATTGAAAGTGGCAGTGATGGGGTGTGTCGTGAACGGCCCTGGCGAAAGCAAACAGGCTAATATCGGCATCAGTCTGCCCGGTACCGGAGAGGTTCCCGTGGCCCCGGTTTACGTGAATGGCCAGAAGACGGTGACCCTGAAAGGTGAAAGCATCGCCGTCGAATTCCAGCAAATTGTCGCGGATTATGTGGCGCGGCGTTACGAGGCCCAAGGCTAA
- a CDS encoding hydrolase — protein MLMRAETSCLLVVDFQERLMPAIHEADRVVANGAWLIQIAQRLEVPVLASEQYPKGLGATVAAIRDLLPVEAFMEKTHFSCAAERDCMRRIDALGRQQIIVIGAEAHVCVLQTALDLRMAGKDVYLVADAVSSRSPRDVDLALERMRVEGVRVVSREMVAFEWLHQSGTDRFREISREFLR, from the coding sequence ATGTTGATGAGAGCCGAAACTTCCTGCTTGTTAGTCGTTGATTTCCAGGAACGACTGATGCCAGCGATTCACGAGGCTGACCGCGTTGTGGCCAATGGCGCTTGGTTGATCCAGATCGCCCAGCGACTGGAGGTGCCGGTGCTCGCTTCGGAACAGTATCCGAAAGGACTTGGCGCTACAGTAGCGGCGATCCGCGATCTACTGCCAGTGGAAGCATTTATGGAAAAAACCCATTTCTCCTGCGCCGCCGAACGAGATTGCATGAGGCGCATCGATGCGCTCGGTCGTCAGCAAATTATCGTCATCGGTGCCGAAGCCCATGTTTGTGTATTGCAAACTGCGCTGGATTTACGAATGGCGGGTAAGGATGTTTACCTGGTCGCTGACGCGGTTTCCTCACGATCGCCACGCGATGTGGATCTGGCGCTGGAGCGGATGCGCGTCGAGGGGGTGCGCGTGGTCAGCCGGGAAATGGTTGCCTTTGAGTGGCTGCATCAGTCCGGCACGGATCGGTTTCGCGAGATCAGTCGTGAATTTCTGCGTTAA
- a CDS encoding LssY C-terminal domain-containing protein — protein MQSEFVNALFVWVAAHPGWMSLVIFITAMTESLAIIGVIIPGVLVMFSLGALIGLGHLEFWTAYWWSTGGAIVGDAISFWMGRAFHQSIRQVWPFTKHPGMIARSEEFFRKHGGKSVLFGRFFGPVRGTIPTVAGMMDMTWRHFMIANVISAILWAPAYLIPGMAFGASLDIASRVAGRLVVLILIVAILLWLTVWLVTHVVRIFQAHATDWLQRFTVWSQGRRFIGPISASLLDPREGELRGLATLATLLLGGTVLLGLSLSAAGRQLPSGLDQSLYHFFKELRTPWADAVMVFITEAGDYQVTLPVSLVVFGWLVWQRNHSAIWHWLAALGFGMATNLLFRILLPVSSPDDVAHGLQGYSFPSSHATFSTLVFGFLAALIAREIPLVRRWLVYLAVAFIIISIAFARLYLGIHWLTDTLAGLCLGLIWVTVLAIAYNRHPKTNLHWRGLLAYGVVALLATDFLHVSLDYQADLHRYQPQTVLHTQTRDQWWQGGWRELPQQRLDFQGHRRQDLLLQWAGNREQLQQRLQETGWRLAPKLNFKSMLLWLNPQITLEELPVLPQLHNGREDEFIMVHYSSHAETRWLLRFWDIGERLRESDAPIWVGSISRQKREPRMRLFTFAVDDPRSHVPMDLLIPAWRGLQTQRVTGSNPKEFIILIAD, from the coding sequence ATGCAATCCGAATTCGTCAATGCGCTGTTTGTCTGGGTAGCCGCCCATCCTGGCTGGATGAGTCTCGTCATCTTCATCACTGCCATGACGGAATCACTGGCCATTATCGGCGTCATCATCCCCGGCGTTTTGGTGATGTTCAGTCTGGGCGCGCTGATCGGCTTGGGACATCTGGAGTTCTGGACCGCTTACTGGTGGTCAACCGGAGGCGCTATTGTCGGCGACGCCATCAGTTTCTGGATGGGTCGCGCGTTCCATCAGAGTATTCGGCAAGTCTGGCCTTTCACTAAGCACCCCGGGATGATTGCCCGCAGCGAGGAATTCTTCCGCAAGCATGGTGGTAAAAGCGTGTTGTTTGGTCGCTTCTTCGGGCCGGTGCGTGGGACGATTCCTACGGTGGCCGGGATGATGGACATGACTTGGCGGCATTTCATGATCGCTAACGTGATCTCGGCAATCCTGTGGGCGCCGGCTTATCTGATTCCCGGTATGGCGTTCGGCGCCTCACTGGACATCGCCTCGCGTGTGGCTGGACGGTTAGTCGTGTTAATCCTGATCGTCGCTATACTGCTGTGGCTGACTGTCTGGTTAGTCACTCATGTAGTACGGATATTCCAGGCCCACGCCACGGATTGGTTGCAGCGATTCACCGTCTGGAGCCAGGGCCGGCGCTTTATCGGTCCGATCAGCGCCTCGCTGCTTGATCCCCGCGAAGGAGAGTTGCGCGGTTTAGCGACCCTGGCGACGCTGTTACTGGGTGGGACAGTGCTCCTCGGCCTGAGTCTGAGCGCTGCCGGTCGACAGTTGCCCAGTGGTCTGGATCAAAGTCTCTATCACTTTTTTAAGGAGTTACGCACGCCTTGGGCCGATGCCGTGATGGTGTTTATCACTGAAGCAGGTGATTATCAGGTAACTTTACCTGTAAGTCTAGTGGTTTTCGGCTGGTTGGTCTGGCAGCGCAACCACTCAGCGATTTGGCACTGGCTGGCAGCGCTGGGTTTTGGCATGGCGACTAATTTGCTGTTCCGTATATTATTACCCGTTTCCAGTCCAGATGATGTCGCACACGGTTTACAAGGCTACTCCTTCCCTTCGAGCCACGCGACGTTCAGCACCCTGGTCTTTGGATTCCTGGCAGCGCTGATTGCCCGAGAGATTCCGCTGGTTCGCCGCTGGCTCGTTTACCTGGCAGTAGCATTCATTATTATATCCATTGCCTTCGCTCGTCTTTATCTGGGTATCCATTGGCTGACCGATACCCTGGCGGGTCTATGCCTCGGATTGATTTGGGTAACGGTGCTAGCCATTGCGTATAACCGTCATCCGAAAACGAACCTGCATTGGCGCGGACTGCTGGCTTACGGTGTAGTTGCCTTATTGGCCACTGATTTTCTGCATGTCAGTCTTGATTACCAGGCCGATCTGCATCGTTATCAGCCGCAAACCGTGCTGCATACGCAGACGCGGGATCAGTGGTGGCAAGGCGGTTGGCGGGAATTACCCCAGCAACGGCTGGATTTCCAGGGACATCGCCGCCAAGATTTGTTGCTGCAATGGGCGGGAAACCGCGAACAATTGCAACAACGGTTGCAGGAAACCGGTTGGCGCCTAGCGCCAAAGCTGAATTTTAAGAGCATGCTACTCTGGCTAAATCCCCAAATCACATTGGAGGAGCTTCCAGTGTTGCCGCAACTCCACAATGGACGCGAAGATGAGTTCATCATGGTTCATTACAGTAGCCATGCTGAAACCCGCTGGCTGCTGCGGTTCTGGGATATCGGCGAGCGGTTGCGGGAAAGTGATGCGCCGATCTGGGTCGGCAGCATCAGTCGTCAGAAGCGCGAACCCCGGATGCGCCTCTTCACTTTCGCGGTGGATGACCCACGCTCTCATGTTCCGATGGATTTACTGATCCCCGCCTGGCGAGGCTTGCAAACCCAGCGGGTTACGGGTTCCAATCCCAAAGAATTTATTATCTTGATTGCTGATTGA
- a CDS encoding enoyl-CoA hydratase, with the protein MNYENIRVETRGPVALITLNRPKAFNALSNDLMDELTQALDAVEADEAIRAIVLTGGEKVFAAGADIKGMKDYSYMDAYKANFITRNWERVSRCRKPVIAAVAGYALGGGCELAMMCDFILAADTAKFGQPEIKLGILPGAGGTQRLTRLVGKSKAMELCLTGRMMDVEEAERAGLVSRIVPVAELIEEAVKTAETIAGYSLPAVMMTKECVNRSYETSLAEGLLFERRTFHAVFATEDQKEGMEAFAGKRAAQFKHL; encoded by the coding sequence ATGAATTACGAAAATATCCGGGTCGAAACCCGCGGCCCGGTCGCCCTGATTACCCTGAACCGGCCCAAGGCGTTTAATGCCTTGTCCAACGATCTGATGGATGAGCTGACCCAGGCGCTGGATGCTGTCGAAGCGGATGAGGCGATTCGCGCTATCGTCCTGACCGGCGGCGAGAAGGTGTTTGCCGCTGGCGCTGACATCAAGGGCATGAAAGATTACTCCTACATGGACGCCTATAAGGCCAACTTCATCACCCGCAACTGGGAGCGGGTCAGCCGTTGCCGCAAGCCGGTGATTGCTGCAGTAGCCGGCTATGCGCTGGGCGGTGGTTGCGAGCTAGCGATGATGTGCGATTTCATTCTGGCCGCTGATACTGCCAAATTTGGTCAGCCGGAAATCAAGCTGGGCATTCTGCCCGGCGCTGGCGGCACCCAGCGCCTGACCCGGCTGGTCGGCAAGTCCAAAGCCATGGAACTCTGTCTGACCGGGCGGATGATGGATGTTGAGGAAGCTGAGCGCGCCGGTCTGGTCAGCCGAATCGTGCCGGTTGCCGAACTGATTGAGGAGGCGGTTAAAACCGCCGAGACGATTGCGGGCTATTCGCTGCCAGCGGTGATGATGACCAAGGAATGCGTCAACCGCTCTTATGAAACGAGTCTTGCCGAGGGGCTGTTGTTCGAGCGCCGGACTTTCCATGCGGTATTCGCAACCGAGGATCAGAAGGAAGGCATGGAAGCGTTTGCCGGCAAACGCGCGGCGCAGTTCAAGCACCTCTAA
- a CDS encoding 3-hydroxyacyl-CoA dehydrogenase family protein yields MEIKKVGVMGCGAMGLGVAQVCAQSGMPTVAVKATPGSTDKIRSGLEKSLGKMVERGKMTAEKKDETLSLLQFTTQEEEVAGCDLIIESIIEDLDTKKALFQRLEGIVSPQALLTTNTSTLSVTAMMAVCEHRNRVAGLHFFNPAPVMKLVEIIHGFETSDDAIETLDTFCKKLGKDPVIVQDTTGFIVNRLLTPYMLSAIRLLEMGTGTIGDIDHAMKSGAGHPMGPFELADYIGLDVVEAMTLNIYQDMHQPHVSSPHTLTRLVQLGYLGRKTGKGFYDYSTKPPMPNPALRHPVA; encoded by the coding sequence ATGGAAATCAAAAAAGTTGGCGTAATGGGTTGTGGAGCGATGGGATTGGGCGTAGCGCAGGTCTGCGCACAGTCGGGCATGCCGACGGTCGCGGTTAAAGCGACGCCGGGTTCAACAGACAAGATTCGCTCAGGACTGGAAAAATCATTGGGCAAGATGGTCGAACGCGGCAAAATGACCGCCGAGAAAAAAGACGAAACCCTCAGCCTGTTGCAATTCACAACTCAGGAAGAAGAGGTTGCGGGTTGCGATTTGATCATTGAATCCATTATTGAAGATCTGGACACCAAGAAAGCGCTCTTTCAGCGGCTGGAGGGTATCGTCTCGCCACAGGCGCTGCTGACCACGAATACTTCGACGCTTTCGGTGACCGCAATGATGGCGGTCTGCGAGCATCGCAACCGGGTGGCGGGTCTGCACTTCTTTAACCCGGCGCCCGTGATGAAACTGGTCGAGATCATTCACGGCTTTGAGACTTCCGATGACGCGATTGAAACGCTCGATACGTTTTGCAAGAAACTGGGCAAAGACCCGGTTATTGTGCAAGACACGACGGGTTTTATCGTTAACCGCCTGCTAACGCCTTATATGCTGAGCGCTATCCGCCTCCTGGAAATGGGGACGGGCACGATTGGCGACATCGATCACGCGATGAAGTCGGGCGCCGGACATCCAATGGGGCCGTTTGAACTGGCTGATTACATCGGTTTGGATGTTGTGGAAGCCATGACGCTGAACATTTATCAGGACATGCATCAGCCCCATGTATCTTCGCCACATACTCTGACCCGGTTAGTCCAGCTCGGCTATCTGGGCCGCAAGACCGGCAAGGGTTTCTACGATTATTCAACCAAGCCGCCGATGCCGAATCCGGCGTTGCGTCATCCAGTTGCATGA